A single window of Arvicanthis niloticus isolate mArvNil1 chromosome 20, mArvNil1.pat.X, whole genome shotgun sequence DNA harbors:
- the Brd2 gene encoding bromodomain-containing protein 2 isoform X1: MLQNVTPHKLPGEGNAGLLGLGPEAAAPGKRIRKPSLLYEGFESPTMASVPALQLAPANPPPPEVSNPKKPGRVTNQLQYLHKVVMKALWKHQFAWPFRQPVDAVKLGLPDYHKIIKQPMDMGTIKRRLENNYYWAASECMQDFNTMFTNCYIYNKPTDDIVLMAQTLEKIFLQKVASMPQEEQELVVTIPKNSHKKGAKLAALQGSITSAHQVPAVSSVSHTALYTPPPEIPTTVLNIPHPSVISSPLLKSLHSAGPPLLAVSTAPPAQPLAKKKGVKRKADTTTPTPTAILAPGSPASPPGSLEPKAARLPPMRRESGRPIKPPRKDLPDSQQQHQSSKKGKLSEQLKHCNGILKELLSKKHAAYAWPFYKPVDASALGLHDYHDIIKHPMDLSTVKRKMENRDYRDAQEFAADVRLMFSNCYKYNPPDHDVVAMARKLQDVFEFRYAKMPDEPLEPGPLPVSTALPPGLAKSSSESSSEESSSESSSEEEEDEDEDDDEESESSDSEEERAHRLAELQEQLRAVHEQLAALSQGPISKPKRKREKKEKKKKRKAEKHRCRIGIDEDDKGPRVPRPLQPKKSKKAGGGGSNATSLGHPGFGTSGGSSNKLPKKAQKTAPPVLPTGYDSEEEEESRPMSYDEKRQLSLDINKLPGEKLGRVVHIIQAREPSLRDSNPEEIEIDFETLKPSTLRELERYVLSCLRKKPRKPYTIKKPVGKTKEELALEKKRELEKRLQDVSGQLNSTKKPPKKASEKTESSAQQVAVSRLSASSSSSDSSSSSSSSSSSDTSDSDSG, from the exons ATGCTGCAAAACGTGACTCCCCACAA ACTCCCTGGGGAAGGGAATGCAGGGTTACTGGGGCTGGGCCCAGAGGCAGCAGCACCAGGGAAAAGGATTCGAAAGCCTTCTCTGTTGTATGAGGGATTCGAGAGCCCCACAATGGCTTCTGTACCAGCTTTACAACTGGCCCCTGCCAACCCACCTCCCCCTGAGGTGTCCAATCCTAAGAAGCCAGGACGGGTAACAAACCAACTGCAGTACCTGCACAAGGTAGTGATGAAGGCTCTGTGGAAGCATCAGTTTGCGTGGCCGTTCCGGCAGCCTGTGGACGCCGTGAAGCTGGGTCTGCCG GATTATCACAAAATTATAAAGCAGCCTATGGACATGGGTACTATCAAGAGGAGACTTGAGAACAATTACTACTGGGCTGCCTCAGAATGTATGCAGGATTTTAATACCATGTTTACCAACTGTTACATTTATAACAAG CCCACCGATGATATTGTCCTAATGGCACAGACACTGGAAAAGATCTTCTTACAGAAAGTGGCCTCAATGCCACAAGAGGAGCAAGAGCTTGTGGTGACCATCCCTAAAAACAGCCATAAGAAGGGGGCCAAGTTAGCAG CACTCCAGGGCAGTATTACCAGTGCCCATCAGGTGCCTGCTGTTTCTTCTGTGTCACATACAGCCCTGTATACACCACCACCTGAAATTCCtaccactgtcctcaacattCCCCACCCATCAGtcatctcttctcctcttcttaagTCCCTGCATTCTGCTGGACCTCCACTCCTTGCTGTATCCACAGCTCCTCCGGCTCAGCCCCTTGCCAAG AAAAAAGGCGTTAAACGGAAAGCAGATACTACCACCCCTACACCTACAGCCATCCTGGCTCCTGGTTCCCCAGCTAGTCCTCCTGGGAGTCTTGAGCCAAAGGCAGCACGGCTCCCTCCTATGCGCAGAGAGAGTGGCCGCCCAATCAAACCCCCACGAAAAGACTTGCCTGACTCGCAACAGCAACACCAGAGCTCTAAGAAAGGAAAGCTGTCAGAACAGCTAAAGCACTGCAATGGCATCTTGAAGGAGCTGCTCTCTAAGAAGCATGCTGCCTACGCCTGGCCCTTCTATAAACCTGTGGACGCTTCTGCTCTTGGCCTTCATGACTACCATGACATCATTAAGCACCCCATGGACCTCAGCACTGTCAAG CGGAAGATGGAGAACCGGGATTACCGGGATGCACAGGAGTTTGCTGCTGATGTACGGCTTATGTTCTCCAACTGCTATAAGTACAATCCTCCAGACCATGATGTCGTGGCTATGGCACGAAAGTTACAG GATGTGTTTGAGTTCCGCTATGCCAAGATGCCAGATGAGCCACTGGAGCCAGGACCTTTACCAGTCTCTACTGCCTTGCCTCCCGGGTTGGCCAAATCCTCCTCAGAGTCCTCCAGTGAGGAAAGTAGCAGTGAGAGTTCCtcggaggaagaggaggatgaggatgaagatgatgaCGAGGAGAGTGAAAGCTCGGACTCTGAGGAAGAAAGGGCTCATCGCCTGGCAGAGCTACAGGAGCAG CTTCGGGCAGTTCATGAACAACTGGCTGCCCTGTCCCAAGGCCCAATATCTAAGCCCAAgcggaagagagagaaaaaggaaaaaaagaagaaacggAAGGCAGAGAAGCATCGATGCCGAATTGGGATAGATGAAGATGATAAGGGGCCTAGGGTACCTCGCCCACTTCAGCCCAAGAAATCTAAGAAAGCAGGCGGTGGGGGTAGCAATGCTACTTCACTCGGCCATCCTGGTTTTGGGACTTCTGGAGGAAGTAGCAACAA GCTGCCTAAAAAGGCTCAAAAGACAGCTCCacctgtccttcccactggctatgattcagaggaggaagaagaaagcaggccCATGAGTTACGATGAGAAAAGACAGTTAAGCCTGGATATCAATAAGTTACCCGGGGAAAAGCTGGGTCGAGTTGTACATATCATCCAAGCCAGGGAGCCCTCTCTACGTGATTCAAATCCAGAAGAAATTGAGATTGATTTTGAAACACTCAAGCCGTCCACACTTAGAGAGCTTGAGCGATACGTTTTATCCTGCCTTCGAAAGAAACCCCGAAAGCCCTACA CTATTAAAAAACCTGTGGGAAAAACAAAGGAGGAACTGGCTTTGGAGAAGAAACGGGAGCTAGAGAAGCGGTTGCAGGATGTCAGTGGACAGCTCAACTCCACCAAAAAGCCCCCCAAGAAAG CGAGTGAGAAGACAGAGTCATCTGCACAGCAAGTGGCAGTGTCCCGGCTCAGTGCTTCTAGTTCCAGCTCGGATTCTAGCTCTTCCTCCTCGTCTTCATCCTCTTCAGACACCAGCGATTCAGACTCGGGTTAA
- the Brd2 gene encoding bromodomain-containing protein 2 isoform X2, with protein MDMGTIKRRLENNYYWAASECMQDFNTMFTNCYIYNKPTDDIVLMAQTLEKIFLQKVASMPQEEQELVVTIPKNSHKKGAKLAALQGSITSAHQVPAVSSVSHTALYTPPPEIPTTVLNIPHPSVISSPLLKSLHSAGPPLLAVSTAPPAQPLAKKKGVKRKADTTTPTPTAILAPGSPASPPGSLEPKAARLPPMRRESGRPIKPPRKDLPDSQQQHQSSKKGKLSEQLKHCNGILKELLSKKHAAYAWPFYKPVDASALGLHDYHDIIKHPMDLSTVKRKMENRDYRDAQEFAADVRLMFSNCYKYNPPDHDVVAMARKLQDVFEFRYAKMPDEPLEPGPLPVSTALPPGLAKSSSESSSEESSSESSSEEEEDEDEDDDEESESSDSEEERAHRLAELQEQLRAVHEQLAALSQGPISKPKRKREKKEKKKKRKAEKHRCRIGIDEDDKGPRVPRPLQPKKSKKAGGGGSNATSLGHPGFGTSGGSSNKLPKKAQKTAPPVLPTGYDSEEEEESRPMSYDEKRQLSLDINKLPGEKLGRVVHIIQAREPSLRDSNPEEIEIDFETLKPSTLRELERYVLSCLRKKPRKPYTIKKPVGKTKEELALEKKRELEKRLQDVSGQLNSTKKPPKKASEKTESSAQQVAVSRLSASSSSSDSSSSSSSSSSSDTSDSDSG; from the exons ATGGACATGGGTACTATCAAGAGGAGACTTGAGAACAATTACTACTGGGCTGCCTCAGAATGTATGCAGGATTTTAATACCATGTTTACCAACTGTTACATTTATAACAAG CCCACCGATGATATTGTCCTAATGGCACAGACACTGGAAAAGATCTTCTTACAGAAAGTGGCCTCAATGCCACAAGAGGAGCAAGAGCTTGTGGTGACCATCCCTAAAAACAGCCATAAGAAGGGGGCCAAGTTAGCAG CACTCCAGGGCAGTATTACCAGTGCCCATCAGGTGCCTGCTGTTTCTTCTGTGTCACATACAGCCCTGTATACACCACCACCTGAAATTCCtaccactgtcctcaacattCCCCACCCATCAGtcatctcttctcctcttcttaagTCCCTGCATTCTGCTGGACCTCCACTCCTTGCTGTATCCACAGCTCCTCCGGCTCAGCCCCTTGCCAAG AAAAAAGGCGTTAAACGGAAAGCAGATACTACCACCCCTACACCTACAGCCATCCTGGCTCCTGGTTCCCCAGCTAGTCCTCCTGGGAGTCTTGAGCCAAAGGCAGCACGGCTCCCTCCTATGCGCAGAGAGAGTGGCCGCCCAATCAAACCCCCACGAAAAGACTTGCCTGACTCGCAACAGCAACACCAGAGCTCTAAGAAAGGAAAGCTGTCAGAACAGCTAAAGCACTGCAATGGCATCTTGAAGGAGCTGCTCTCTAAGAAGCATGCTGCCTACGCCTGGCCCTTCTATAAACCTGTGGACGCTTCTGCTCTTGGCCTTCATGACTACCATGACATCATTAAGCACCCCATGGACCTCAGCACTGTCAAG CGGAAGATGGAGAACCGGGATTACCGGGATGCACAGGAGTTTGCTGCTGATGTACGGCTTATGTTCTCCAACTGCTATAAGTACAATCCTCCAGACCATGATGTCGTGGCTATGGCACGAAAGTTACAG GATGTGTTTGAGTTCCGCTATGCCAAGATGCCAGATGAGCCACTGGAGCCAGGACCTTTACCAGTCTCTACTGCCTTGCCTCCCGGGTTGGCCAAATCCTCCTCAGAGTCCTCCAGTGAGGAAAGTAGCAGTGAGAGTTCCtcggaggaagaggaggatgaggatgaagatgatgaCGAGGAGAGTGAAAGCTCGGACTCTGAGGAAGAAAGGGCTCATCGCCTGGCAGAGCTACAGGAGCAG CTTCGGGCAGTTCATGAACAACTGGCTGCCCTGTCCCAAGGCCCAATATCTAAGCCCAAgcggaagagagagaaaaaggaaaaaaagaagaaacggAAGGCAGAGAAGCATCGATGCCGAATTGGGATAGATGAAGATGATAAGGGGCCTAGGGTACCTCGCCCACTTCAGCCCAAGAAATCTAAGAAAGCAGGCGGTGGGGGTAGCAATGCTACTTCACTCGGCCATCCTGGTTTTGGGACTTCTGGAGGAAGTAGCAACAA GCTGCCTAAAAAGGCTCAAAAGACAGCTCCacctgtccttcccactggctatgattcagaggaggaagaagaaagcaggccCATGAGTTACGATGAGAAAAGACAGTTAAGCCTGGATATCAATAAGTTACCCGGGGAAAAGCTGGGTCGAGTTGTACATATCATCCAAGCCAGGGAGCCCTCTCTACGTGATTCAAATCCAGAAGAAATTGAGATTGATTTTGAAACACTCAAGCCGTCCACACTTAGAGAGCTTGAGCGATACGTTTTATCCTGCCTTCGAAAGAAACCCCGAAAGCCCTACA CTATTAAAAAACCTGTGGGAAAAACAAAGGAGGAACTGGCTTTGGAGAAGAAACGGGAGCTAGAGAAGCGGTTGCAGGATGTCAGTGGACAGCTCAACTCCACCAAAAAGCCCCCCAAGAAAG CGAGTGAGAAGACAGAGTCATCTGCACAGCAAGTGGCAGTGTCCCGGCTCAGTGCTTCTAGTTCCAGCTCGGATTCTAGCTCTTCCTCCTCGTCTTCATCCTCTTCAGACACCAGCGATTCAGACTCGGGTTAA
- the LOC117724116 gene encoding class II histocompatibility antigen, M alpha chain, whose protein sequence is MEHEQKSGAGLLRLLRLLWLLPHSWAVLEASTPVLWDGPQNHTFRHTLFCQDGIPNMGLSETYDEDELFSFDFSQNTRVPRLPDFAEWAQEQGDASAIAFDKGFCELLMQKVSPALEGQIPVSRGLPAAEVFTLKPLEFGKPNTLVCFISNLFPPTLTVTWQLHSVPVEGASPTSISAVDGLSFQAFSYLNFTPDPFDLYSCTVTHEIDRYTAIAYWVPQNALPSDLLENVLCGVAFGLGVLGIIMGIVFFICSQRRCSDD, encoded by the exons ATGGAGCATGAGCAGAAGTCAGGAGCAGGGCTGCTGAGGCTGCTACGGCTTCTGTGGCTGCTGCCCCACTCCTGGGCGGTGCTCGAAG CTTCCACCCCGGTGCTGTGGGACGGCCCACAGAACCACACATTCCGGCACACTCTGTTCTGCCAGGATGGGATCCCCAACATGGGGCTCTCTGAGACCTACGACGAGGACGAACTCTTCTCCTTCGACTTCTCCCAGAACACCAGAGTGCCCCGACTGCCTGACTTTGCCGAGTGGGCTCAGGAGCAGGGAGACGCCTCTGCCATTGCATTTGACAAAGGCTTTTGTGAGCTATTGATGCAGAAAGTGAGCCCGGCGCTCGAAGGTCAAATCCCAGTGTCCAGAG GGTTGCCTGCGGCTGAGGTGTTCACGCTGAAGCCCCTGGAGTTTGGCAAGCCCAACACGCTGGTCTGTTTCATCAGCAACCTCTTTCCACCAACCCTGACCGTGACCTGGCAGCTTCACTCCGTCCCTGTGGAGGGAGCCAGCCCCACGTCCATCTCAGCCGTCGATGGGCTCAGCTTCCAGGCTTTCTCGTATTTAAACTTCACACCGGACCCCTTTGACCTTTACTCCTGCACCGTGACGCACGAGATTGACCGCTACACGGCAATTGCCTATTGGG TACCCCAGAACGCCCTGCCTTCAGATCTCCTAGAGAATGTCCTGTGTGGTGTGGCCTTTGGCCTCGGTGTTCTGGGCATCATCATGGGTATTGTCTTCTTCATCTGCTCCCAGAGACGTTGCTCAGATG aCTGA